ctgctctggctggggcagggatggggagggaccaaacaggctggttagtgagaggctgccttgaccccagactcacgcccgctccccgctcggttccaggatggccaggctcctgaggatgttcaggaagaaggctctgcaggtggccccagagcctgagggaagcagctgccatgttccccaggagcagagcggctcctccgtccccactggcggggaaggagctcccggccaggccaggaggtggaagtgcccagccttctggcggagaaaacccgctcccagcacaggtgccgaggtgggagaggccaggtcgaaatggagctgggccaggatgcggctgggcaggcaggacccagcgcaggaggggagccgggcagggtgactctggggcatgttatgtgggcagcagcggccccaggagcccagccctgattcccagcaggaggcatcgccctgccccgtcagtgaggaccttccagcctccccagggcaggaggtggaggatccctgtcccaccaccagcagctcggcccgctccccatgggacagcagcagtgcctgggactcgggcagcagcgagacCGATggacgccgcagctttgttccaggtgaggagtcaggctgcgCTCAGAGAGaagtgagggcggggctgtgaacaccctgggcccaggccctcgatcagtgctatgggggtgggtccccagcccaggggtctggcctgagccacatgaaccccactgacactagatgctgccactttggtccttggtgctccagttcgggggaggcacctctcagggagtccaggacagtctgggggggtctctttgctatgggctcctgaaggagttggctttgggaagaggctcactcccaggatcagatacagaggggcagcagggtccagggaacaggtgctattcctgccctgccactgtctgtctgagaaactttggccctgtcattccctggctcggtgcctcagtttcccttcttgccagcctgtgcctatttcactgcagtttcacctgcgtgttggtgccagtcccatccccgcactgcacagtctaataccggctcctctctcttgccagcaccatgacgcctgccctggagccagagctggagacccacctcctccgagctgccctgcacgccgtcttcaccctgggcatggagaaggacaccgcccaagtgcaggtagatcatgctaaagtcatggatagatgagccagctgtcatcctgccatgaatccttgctaattgcctgcagtgggatgtgaatgagagaggccaggatatgtgtttggggtctcaccagtgcttcccagagaccccacttcccatcctgtggcagatgtagccccagtttccctaactctgacccatggctctcccttgctttcaggatctgcctagggtcttgccagacctcctggacgccatgctggggaacctgctggcagagtccccagacaccgacaggctccagtacatcttggaggtgagcccgatgagagggatgggggcaattttaccttcactcttagatccattttccagtccgtcctcctagctgggcccccagtgggcatccttggtcagggcagtcagtgcaatgcctcctatccccacagcacattaactactggatcgtgtccagagggccacgagagagagccagggccgttaagagcagcatggccctgctcagatccaccatcaccctccctgagtttgacgtaagtgacctctgaccccagcttcctgactccaggggtaggtgggctggctccgacggactgtaggatctgctgctgcaggggctgtgggttaggagtgttcctcttggggaggcagaggcagagcagagagtgagcctggcttgagtcaagttcttcttgttctagttaagtggtgactctgggcttttaagggggctgtgctccaggttcatgcctccctgtcatcctggagcagcggaaagcaagtcctcatggagggccctgcccacagccctgtgctccaggcttccctgggggcagaggaaattaagggtctggctctagctcctatcctctagcatctcctgcagaggggctgaggggaaggagagtcctggcccgggggggactgggagctgacaggaaaatgctgatggagtcccctctccctctcccgtccattagaactcagcggaattccccaggatgggtcaccacatggcacagctagctctgtccgtcagtgacccagccaaggacatcagccggcaggccagggaggtggtttaccggctctaccagctgctgctgcaccagatgggtaaggaacccagctgggaaatggcacccgctagaagagtgagactgggaccccagccaatttctctcagactgaccccggctggaggatgagtctctctatctctttctgtgttccacaccacgccctgcaattctgttgggccgggcacgcagcgaggactcttcccactgtgcagccaccaatgggattggaaggacagaaGCCCTGCAACcaaaaggacaaatgtgtgtatgtgtctctctccctgtcacctactccctcctgggggaaacccagcagctgatgggggacaaggtgagcagctgcattagactcaggagattggggcgggccccaggcctcattcccatcctgtggccattcgctggcctggcacaaggagcctggtggggaatgaaagggagagcaggtgctcctgggaagggagatgaattcacctccatgagcaggagcgagccagcttgtccatggagcagctccacccaactctttagccaggctaattaacgacaagctttgcctcatcccagacttatgttcttaggacagggtgctatcgctcttgggaagggcaggagagtcccccaagtgccctctgcgagactctcctgtcccacagggccgcacccaattcctagtggtctggtgtctgtgtcacccgagccaccacccagagttgctcccatcactggcagcctgggaggacaaggactgatgggtgatggcgtctgaccaggcagggctgaggcacatggacaggggacgcttgtcctgctgctggcaaggctggacccgttctggagagaacaggaggattcagtcagcagtagggttaccatgtctaataaataaa
The window above is part of the Chrysemys picta bellii isolate R12L10 chromosome 12, ASM1138683v2, whole genome shotgun sequence genome. Proteins encoded here:
- the LOC135974464 gene encoding maestro heat-like repeat-containing protein family member 1 isoform X2, translating into MTPALEPELETHLLRAALHAVFTLGMEKDTAQVQDLPRVLPDLLDAMLGNLLAESPDTDRLQYILEHINYWIVSRGPRERARAVKSSMALLRSTITLPEFDVSDL
- the LOC135974464 gene encoding uncharacterized protein LOC135974464 isoform X1; this encodes MTPALEPELETHLLRAALHAVFTLGMEKDTAQVQDLPRVLPDLLDAMLGNLLAESPDTDRLQYILENSAEFPRMGHHMAQLALSVSDPAKDISRQAREVVYRLYQLLLHQMGKEPSWEMAPARRVRLGPQPISLRLTPAGG
- the LOC135974464 gene encoding maestro heat-like repeat-containing protein family member 1 isoform X3, whose product is MTPALEPELETHLLRAALHAVFTLGMEKDTAQVQDLPRVLPDLLDAMLGNLLAESPDTDRLQYILEHINYWIVSRVPRERARAVKSSTALLRFTITLPEFDISDL